From the Cohaesibacter sp. ES.047 genome, one window contains:
- a CDS encoding BolA/IbaG family iron-sulfur metabolism protein has protein sequence MPMDAREIETLIKEALPDAKVVIRDLAGDGDHFAAEVVSESFREKSRVQQHQMVYEALKGNMGGELHALALQTSIPD, from the coding sequence ATGCCAATGGACGCCCGAGAAATCGAAACCCTGATCAAGGAAGCCCTACCAGACGCCAAGGTCGTCATTCGCGATCTTGCCGGCGACGGCGACCACTTTGCCGCCGAAGTGGTCTCGGAAAGCTTCCGCGAAAAGTCCCGCGTGCAACAGCACCAGATGGTCTATGAAGCCCTGAAAGGCAACATGGGCGGCGAGCTGCATGCTCTGGCTCTGCAAACATCCATCCCGGATTAA
- the rpsD gene encoding 30S ribosomal protein S4: MTKRHSQKYKIDRRMGENIWGRPKSPVNRREYAPGQHGQRRKGKLSDFGIQLRAKQKLKGYYGNISEKHFLRIYKEANRLKGDTSENLIGLLESRLDAIVYRSKFVATVFAARQFVNHGHVKVNGQRVNIPSYRLKAGDVVEVRDRSKQLAFVLEATQLAERDVPDYIEADHSKMTATYKAVPQLADVPYPVVMEPNLVVEFYSR, from the coding sequence ATGACTAAGCGCCATTCTCAGAAATACAAAATTGACCGCCGTATGGGCGAAAACATCTGGGGTCGTCCGAAGTCCCCGGTGAACCGCCGCGAATATGCTCCGGGTCAGCATGGCCAGCGCCGTAAAGGCAAGCTGTCTGACTTCGGTATTCAGCTGCGCGCCAAGCAGAAGCTCAAAGGCTACTACGGCAACATCTCCGAGAAACACTTCCTGCGTATCTACAAGGAAGCAAACCGTCTTAAAGGCGATACCTCGGAAAACCTGATCGGTCTGCTCGAATCCCGTCTGGACGCCATCGTATACCGCTCCAAATTCGTGGCTACCGTGTTCGCTGCTCGTCAGTTCGTGAACCACGGTCATGTCAAAGTGAACGGCCAGCGCGTCAACATCCCGTCCTACCGCCTTAAAGCGGGTGACGTGGTTGAAGTGCGTGATCGTTCCAAGCAGCTCGCCTTTGTTCTGGAAGCAACCCAGCTGGCTGAGCGCGATGTGCCTGATTACATCGAAGCTGACCACAGCAAGATGACCGCAACCTACAAAGCTGTTCCGCAGCTGGCTGATGTGCCGTATCCGGTTGTGATGGAACCGAACCTCGTGGTCGAATTCTACTCCCGCTAA
- the ttcA gene encoding tRNA 2-thiocytidine(32) synthetase TtcA, which translates to MAASEPVQDEDDLCHPMFRKAPSSVAFKKLRKRLLRNVRSAMDDFNMSTKKQKWLVCLSGGKDSYGLLAILLDLKWRGLLDAELLACNLDQAQPGFPSDVLPRYFEENDIPYHIERQDTYSIVKEKIPEGNTYCSLCSRLRRGNLYRVAREHGCDAVLLGHHRDDILETFFLNLMHGGRLATMPPKLKNEEGDLMLFRPLAYCEEKDLQKFAEAMQFPIIPCDLCGSQDGLQRQQVKAMLQGFEAQHKGRTQVMFRALSNIRPSHMLDTKLFDFTGLSIDDDRAGDDSDDTDGCAAVSALTDGFLTMHEN; encoded by the coding sequence ATCGCCGCGTCTGAGCCCGTTCAGGATGAGGATGATCTGTGCCATCCGATGTTCCGCAAGGCGCCGAGCAGTGTTGCCTTCAAGAAGCTGCGCAAGCGGCTGTTGCGCAATGTTCGGTCGGCCATGGACGACTTCAACATGAGCACCAAAAAGCAGAAGTGGCTGGTCTGCCTGTCTGGCGGCAAGGACAGCTATGGTCTTCTGGCGATCCTGTTGGACCTCAAATGGCGCGGTCTGCTCGATGCGGAGCTTCTGGCCTGCAACCTCGATCAGGCGCAGCCGGGGTTTCCATCTGACGTCTTGCCGCGCTATTTTGAAGAAAATGACATTCCCTATCATATTGAGCGGCAGGATACCTATTCCATCGTCAAGGAGAAGATCCCCGAAGGAAACACCTATTGCTCGCTCTGCTCGCGCTTGCGGCGCGGCAATCTCTATCGGGTGGCGAGAGAACACGGCTGTGACGCGGTTCTTCTGGGTCATCACAGGGATGACATCCTCGAGACCTTTTTCCTCAATCTGATGCATGGTGGTCGTCTTGCGACGATGCCGCCAAAGCTAAAGAACGAGGAGGGGGACCTGATGCTGTTCCGGCCGCTGGCCTATTGCGAGGAGAAGGACTTGCAGAAGTTTGCCGAAGCAATGCAGTTCCCGATCATCCCATGCGATCTGTGCGGTTCGCAGGATGGATTACAGCGTCAGCAGGTCAAGGCCATGCTGCAGGGCTTTGAAGCCCAGCACAAGGGCCGCACGCAGGTGATGTTCCGCGCGCTCTCCAACATCCGCCCCTCGCACATGCTCGATACCAAGCTGTTCGATTTTACCGGCCTCTCTATTGACGACGACCGGGCCGGGGATGACAGCGACGATACCGATGGTTGCGCCGCCGTGTCAGCGCTCACGGATGGTTTCCTGACCATGCATGAAAATTAA
- the purS gene encoding phosphoribosylformylglycinamidine synthase subunit PurS → MKARITVTLKNGVLDPQGKAIEGALGSLGFDGVESVRQGKVIDIELSEGDKAAAEAKLTDMCEKLLANTVIENYHIDIL, encoded by the coding sequence ATGAAGGCACGTATCACCGTAACATTGAAAAACGGCGTTCTGGACCCTCAGGGCAAGGCCATCGAAGGCGCTCTGGGCTCGCTGGGCTTTGACGGCGTCGAGTCTGTGCGTCAGGGCAAGGTGATCGACATTGAACTGAGCGAAGGCGACAAGGCTGCGGCCGAAGCCAAGCTGACTGACATGTGCGAAAAACTCCTCGCCAACACCGTTATCGAGAATTACCACATCGACATTCTCTGA
- the grxD gene encoding Grx4 family monothiol glutaredoxin, which translates to MSDIKAWIENEVKSNDVVLFMKGTPTFPQCGFSGQVVQIMDYLDVPYKGINVLENDDLRQGIKDYSNWPTIPQLYVKGEFVGGCDIIREMFQSQELQTLVNSKVTA; encoded by the coding sequence ATGAGCGATATCAAGGCCTGGATCGAAAACGAGGTCAAATCCAACGACGTTGTGCTTTTCATGAAAGGCACGCCAACCTTCCCGCAATGCGGCTTCTCCGGTCAGGTTGTCCAGATCATGGATTACCTTGACGTGCCCTACAAGGGCATCAACGTGCTGGAAAACGACGATCTGCGTCAGGGCATCAAGGATTATTCCAACTGGCCAACCATCCCACAGCTTTATGTGAAGGGTGAATTCGTCGGCGGTTGTGACATTATCCGCGAGATGTTCCAGAGTCAGGAACTCCAGACCCTGGTAAATTCCAAGGTCACCGCCTGA
- a CDS encoding alpha/beta hydrolase: MKASEADIFIIPGLDNSGPDHWQSRWEDKIRSARRIEQQDWANPQMEAWVSNIIADVEKATRPAVLVAHSLGVVAAVKAAHGIKPGIVSGAFLVGMPNVESDDHVPGHIRHFAPIPEAPLPFPSILVASRSDPYCAFETAEHFSAKWGSQLVDAGDTGHLNEHSGQGPWPEGLMTFANFMNKLS, encoded by the coding sequence ATGAAAGCGTCTGAAGCGGACATTTTCATCATACCGGGGCTGGATAATTCCGGCCCCGATCACTGGCAATCCCGGTGGGAGGACAAGATCAGGTCTGCCCGCCGCATTGAGCAGCAAGACTGGGCCAATCCGCAAATGGAGGCATGGGTCTCCAACATCATCGCCGACGTTGAAAAAGCCACCCGGCCCGCTGTTCTTGTGGCCCATTCTCTGGGTGTCGTCGCTGCAGTCAAGGCTGCACACGGCATAAAGCCCGGCATTGTCAGTGGAGCATTTCTGGTCGGGATGCCAAACGTGGAAAGCGATGATCACGTGCCGGGCCACATTCGCCATTTTGCCCCGATCCCGGAAGCGCCATTGCCCTTTCCCTCGATCCTTGTCGCCTCACGCTCCGACCCCTATTGCGCCTTTGAAACGGCAGAGCATTTCAGCGCAAAATGGGGATCCCAGCTGGTCGACGCAGGCGACACCGGCCACCTGAATGAACACAGCGGTCAGGGCCCATGGCCCGAAGGCCTGATGACTTTCGCCAACTTCATGAACAAGTTGTCGTGA
- a CDS encoding DUF1476 domain-containing protein, translated as MTTFDKREQSYEAGFVHDEETRFKATARRNKLLGLWAAEKLGLEGEEAENYAKEVVRSDFAEPGEEDVFRKIQADFQENAVDQSEHQIRRHMSQLLAVALEQIRIG; from the coding sequence ATGACAACATTTGATAAGCGTGAACAAAGCTATGAAGCCGGGTTCGTGCATGATGAGGAAACGCGCTTCAAGGCGACGGCACGCCGCAACAAGCTTCTGGGGCTCTGGGCCGCCGAAAAGCTGGGTCTTGAAGGGGAGGAAGCAGAGAATTACGCAAAGGAAGTGGTGCGTTCGGACTTTGCCGAGCCGGGCGAGGAGGATGTTTTCCGCAAAATCCAAGCTGACTTTCAGGAAAACGCGGTGGATCAGTCCGAACATCAGATTCGGCGGCACATGAGCCAGTTGCTCGCGGTTGCACTGGAGCAGATCAGGATTGGCTAA
- the purQ gene encoding phosphoribosylformylglycinamidine synthase subunit PurQ, with protein MKTAILVFPGTNRERDMAAAVRSVSGADPMMVWHAETEIPEADLIILPGGFSYGDYLRSGAIAARSPIVADLLEKAKQGVRILGVCNGFQILTETGILPGALMRNAGLNFICKETLLRVERTDTIFTSSYQAGQVMRCPVAHHDGNFFADDETLKMLEDEGRVLFRYSDVKGETTPEANINGSRNNIAGIMNARGTILGMMPHPENLIEDLHGGLDGRGLFESLLEKVA; from the coding sequence ATGAAAACTGCGATCCTCGTTTTCCCCGGAACCAATCGTGAGCGCGACATGGCAGCAGCCGTGCGCTCCGTTTCCGGTGCCGACCCGATGATGGTCTGGCACGCCGAGACCGAAATCCCCGAGGCTGATCTGATCATCCTTCCCGGTGGCTTCTCCTATGGTGACTATCTTCGCTCCGGAGCGATTGCAGCCCGGTCGCCGATTGTTGCCGACCTTCTGGAGAAGGCCAAACAGGGCGTCCGCATTCTCGGCGTCTGCAACGGCTTCCAGATCCTGACAGAAACCGGCATCCTGCCCGGCGCGCTGATGCGCAATGCGGGCCTTAACTTCATCTGCAAGGAAACCCTGCTGCGCGTTGAACGCACGGACACGATCTTTACCAGTAGTTATCAAGCTGGTCAGGTCATGCGCTGCCCGGTCGCCCATCACGACGGCAACTTCTTTGCCGACGATGAAACGCTGAAGATGCTCGAAGATGAAGGCCGCGTGCTGTTCCGCTATTCCGATGTGAAAGGCGAAACAACCCCAGAGGCCAACATCAACGGCTCGCGCAACAACATCGCAGGCATCATGAATGCCCGTGGCACCATTCTGGGCATGATGCCGCATCCCGAAAATCTGATTGAAGACCTGCACGGCGGCCTTGATGGCCGCGGCCTGTTTGAAAGCCTGTTGGAGAAGGTGGCATGA
- the purC gene encoding phosphoribosylaminoimidazolesuccinocarboxamide synthase, with the protein MNRRRRIYEGKAKILYEGPEPGTLICHFKDDATAFNNKKHEIIDGKGVLNNRISEFIFKNLNDMGIQTHFIRRINMREQLIKECEIIPLEVIVRNVAAGSIAKRLGLEEGTQLPRSVIEFCYKNDSLDDPMVSEEHITAFGWASPQEIDDIMALAIRINDYLCGMFRAAGIRLVDFKIECGRYFEGDTMRVILADEISPDSCRLWDIESNDKLDKDRFRRDLGGMLEAYQEVARRLGIMNENPEHKGTGPVLVK; encoded by the coding sequence ATGAATCGTCGTCGCAGAATCTATGAAGGCAAAGCCAAAATTCTGTATGAAGGTCCAGAACCGGGTACGCTTATCTGCCATTTCAAGGACGACGCCACCGCCTTCAACAACAAGAAGCACGAAATCATTGACGGCAAGGGCGTTCTGAACAACCGGATTTCCGAATTCATTTTCAAAAATCTCAATGATATGGGCATCCAGACCCACTTCATTCGCCGCATCAACATGCGCGAACAGTTGATCAAGGAATGCGAAATCATTCCGCTCGAGGTCATCGTGCGCAACGTGGCGGCCGGCTCCATTGCCAAGCGTCTGGGCCTTGAGGAAGGCACCCAGTTGCCGCGCTCGGTCATCGAATTCTGCTACAAGAACGACAGTCTGGACGATCCGATGGTCTCCGAAGAGCACATCACCGCCTTTGGCTGGGCGAGCCCGCAGGAAATCGACGACATCATGGCGCTGGCCATCCGCATCAACGACTATCTTTGCGGCATGTTCCGGGCAGCAGGCATTCGCCTCGTCGACTTCAAGATCGAATGTGGTCGCTACTTCGAGGGCGACACGATGCGCGTCATCCTTGCTGATGAGATCTCCCCCGATTCCTGCCGCCTGTGGGACATCGAGAGCAACGACAAGCTCGACAAGGACCGGTTCCGCCGCGATCTTGGCGGCATGCTCGAAGCCTATCAGGAAGTCGCGCGGCGCCTTGGCATCATGAACGAAAATCCCGAACACAAGGGCACAGGCCCGGTTCTGGTCAAATAA
- the purL gene encoding phosphoribosylformylglycinamidine synthase subunit PurL, protein MIQNEPKITPELIASHGLKPEEYAHILELIGREPTFTEFGIFSAMWNEHCSYKSSKKWLRTLPTKGPRVLQGPGENAGVVDIDDGQTVVFKMESHNHPSYIEPYQGAATGVGGILRDVFTMGARPVAAMNSLRFGEPEHERTRHVVSGVVAGVGGYGNSFGVPTVGGEVNFHPSYNGNCLVNAFAAGLADADKIFLSEAKGVGMPVVYLGAKTGRDGVGGATMASAEFDDDSEEKRPTVQVGDPFSEKRLMEATIELMQTGAVIAIQDMGAAGLTCSAVEMGAKGNLGIDLDLNKVPVREENMTPYEMMLSESQERMLMVLHPEKREAAEAVFRKWELDFAEVGETTDNLRFRIYFDGELVADLPIKELGDEAPEYDRPWIESEKLAKLDNGTIPAPNDLLASLVKMVGSPNLSSRRWVWEQYDTMIQGNTQQRPGGDAGVIRVDGTGKGLAFTVDVTPRYCRADPFEGGKQAVAESWRNLNSVGAEPLATTDNLNFGNPEKPEIMGQFVGCIKGIGEACQTLDMPIVSGNVSLYNETSGEAILPTPAIGAVGLLPDVTVSVGNGFVAEDDVIILIGCHGSEMGQSLYLAEMLGREEGAPPPVNLEIEKIYGAFVRDAIRSGAINAAHDISDGGLGVAVAEMAMRSGLGCTIELPSNDPHIALYAEDQARYVVTCNKEAANALLAQAGKSGVLAEVIGVVEGEALSLAGHGSVPVADLVKAHETWFPAYMAKEI, encoded by the coding sequence ATGATCCAGAACGAACCAAAGATCACTCCCGAACTGATCGCCTCCCATGGCCTCAAACCTGAAGAATATGCCCACATTCTCGAACTGATCGGACGTGAGCCGACCTTCACCGAGTTTGGCATCTTCTCGGCCATGTGGAACGAGCACTGTTCTTACAAGTCCTCCAAGAAGTGGCTCCGCACCCTGCCAACCAAAGGCCCGCGCGTGCTGCAGGGGCCCGGCGAGAACGCCGGTGTGGTCGACATTGACGATGGCCAGACGGTCGTCTTCAAGATGGAAAGCCACAACCATCCCTCCTATATCGAGCCCTATCAGGGCGCGGCCACCGGCGTTGGCGGTATCCTGCGCGATGTCTTCACCATGGGTGCCCGTCCCGTTGCGGCCATGAACTCCCTGCGCTTTGGCGAACCTGAGCATGAGCGCACCCGGCACGTTGTATCCGGCGTCGTGGCTGGCGTTGGCGGCTATGGCAACAGCTTTGGCGTGCCCACCGTTGGCGGCGAAGTCAACTTCCATCCTTCTTATAACGGCAACTGCCTCGTCAATGCCTTTGCGGCGGGCCTTGCAGATGCGGACAAGATCTTCCTCTCTGAGGCCAAGGGCGTCGGCATGCCGGTTGTCTATCTTGGTGCCAAAACCGGCCGCGACGGCGTCGGCGGAGCCACCATGGCCTCGGCCGAGTTCGACGATGACAGCGAGGAAAAGCGTCCTACTGTTCAGGTCGGCGACCCCTTCAGCGAAAAACGCCTGATGGAAGCCACCATCGAGCTGATGCAGACCGGTGCCGTCATTGCCATTCAGGACATGGGCGCGGCAGGCCTCACCTGCTCCGCCGTTGAAATGGGCGCGAAGGGCAACCTCGGCATCGATCTGGACCTCAACAAGGTTCCAGTGCGCGAAGAAAACATGACCCCATATGAGATGATGCTGTCCGAATCCCAGGAACGCATGCTCATGGTGCTGCACCCGGAAAAACGCGAAGCCGCCGAAGCGGTGTTCCGCAAATGGGAACTGGACTTTGCCGAAGTCGGCGAGACCACCGACAATCTGCGCTTCCGCATCTATTTTGATGGCGAGCTGGTTGCTGATCTGCCGATCAAGGAACTGGGTGACGAAGCCCCCGAATATGATCGCCCATGGATCGAGAGTGAAAAACTCGCCAAGCTCGACAATGGGACCATCCCCGCGCCCAACGATCTTCTGGCAAGCCTTGTCAAGATGGTCGGCAGCCCGAACCTGAGCTCACGTCGCTGGGTCTGGGAGCAATATGACACGATGATTCAGGGCAACACCCAGCAGCGCCCCGGTGGCGATGCAGGCGTCATCCGTGTCGATGGCACCGGCAAGGGCCTTGCCTTCACCGTTGATGTCACCCCGCGCTACTGCAGGGCAGACCCGTTCGAAGGCGGCAAGCAGGCTGTCGCCGAAAGCTGGCGCAACCTCAACTCGGTTGGCGCAGAGCCTCTTGCCACCACCGACAACCTCAACTTCGGCAATCCTGAAAAGCCCGAAATCATGGGCCAGTTCGTCGGCTGCATCAAAGGGATCGGCGAGGCTTGCCAAACCCTCGACATGCCAATCGTCTCGGGCAACGTCTCGCTCTATAACGAGACCTCCGGCGAAGCAATCCTGCCTACCCCGGCCATTGGTGCCGTTGGCCTGCTGCCCGACGTCACCGTCTCTGTCGGCAATGGTTTCGTGGCCGAAGACGATGTGATCATCCTCATCGGTTGCCATGGCAGCGAAATGGGCCAGAGCCTCTATCTCGCCGAAATGCTCGGGCGTGAGGAAGGGGCTCCACCGCCGGTCAATCTCGAGATTGAAAAAATCTATGGTGCCTTTGTTCGCGACGCGATCCGCTCCGGCGCAATCAATGCAGCGCACGACATTTCCGACGGCGGACTAGGTGTTGCCGTTGCCGAAATGGCCATGCGTTCCGGCCTCGGATGCACCATTGAACTGCCCTCGAACGATCCCCATATTGCCCTCTACGCGGAGGATCAGGCACGCTACGTGGTCACCTGTAACAAGGAGGCAGCCAATGCCCTTCTGGCTCAGGCCGGCAAGAGCGGTGTCCTAGCCGAGGTCATTGGTGTTGTTGAAGGTGAAGCCCTCAGCCTCGCCGGCCACGGCTCGGTCCCGGTTGCAGATCTTGTCAAGGCACACGAGACCTGGTTCCCCGCCTATATGGCCAAGGAAATCTGA
- a CDS encoding phosphoribosylformylglycinamidine synthase-associated small membrane protein: MTDQNEDQLTQPARIDQREEAAKAIRFMLIKAAIFILIPVIASALAIFFLL; this comes from the coding sequence ATGACCGACCAGAACGAAGATCAATTGACGCAGCCTGCCCGCATCGACCAGCGCGAGGAGGCCGCCAAGGCCATCCGCTTCATGCTGATCAAGGCTGCCATCTTCATTCTGATCCCGGTCATCGCCTCGGCGCTCGCCATCTTCTTTCTTCTGTAA